Proteins co-encoded in one Macrobrachium nipponense isolate FS-2020 chromosome 24, ASM1510439v2, whole genome shotgun sequence genomic window:
- the LOC135202546 gene encoding ubiquitin-associated and SH3 domain-containing protein B-like: MDDYLSDTPLTVRGQQDAKALGSRLKELHNATSIYVSPLYRCLETARMIAEGAGLHDLELKVEPGLMEWTVTSGGKPPTVLLSHQELVVAGFKISREYKPSMKATDINDRETTRDYSRRSEVTFKHCLRDHELTTGEGTMLVVAHQLTVLTLSISLVDSRIPFVLELLQHGAKLPYLGHVRLSRDGHLWDQEFLVFASKGDREKYTEVYRKVQQMSRRMGYKYWDTVASFALNAVFTRFPSLLLYLAKGKTCWTRLSFQEGSCS; this comes from the coding sequence ATGGACGACTACCTGTCTGACACCCCACTGACAGTACGGGGCCAGCAGGACGCCAAGGCGCTTGGATCGCGCCTGAAAGAGTTGCACAACGCCACGTCCATTTACGTCTCTCCTCTTTACCGATGTTTGGAAACAGCGCGAATGATTGCAGAGGGCGCTGGCTTGCATGACCTTGAGCTGAAAGTGGAGCCCGGTCTAATGGAGTGGACTGTGACTTCCGGAGGAAAACCACCAACAGTCCTCCTCTCCCACCAGGAACTCGTCGTTGCAGGATTCAAAATCAGCCGGGAATACAAACCCTCAATGAAAGCCACTGACATCAACGACAGAGAGACTACGAGAGACTACTCCCGGAGGTCGGAAGTCACTTTCAAGCACTGCCTGAGAGATCATGAGCTGACGACAGGAGAGGGGACAATGTTGGTGGTTGCCCACCAGCTGACGGTGCTGACTCTCTCCATAAGTCTAGTCGACTCAAGAATCCCATTCGTCTTGGAACTCCTCCAGCATGGTGCCAAGCTACCATACTTGGGACATGTGCGGCTGTCGAGAGATGGCCACTTGTGGGACCAGGAATTCTTGGTTTTCGCTTCCAAAGGAGATCGAGAGAAGTACACAGAGGTCTACAGAAAGGTGCAACAGATGTCGCGACGAATGGGCTACAAATACTGGGATACTGTAGCGTCCTTTGCACTCAACGCCGTGTTCACACGCTTCCCTTCCTTATTACTCTACTTAGCGAAGGGCAAGACGTGTTGGACACGCCTGAGCTTCCAAGAAGGGTCATGTTCTTAG
- the LOC135202541 gene encoding ecdysteroid-phosphate phosphatase-like has translation MDDYLSDTPLTVRGQQDAKALGSRLKELHNATSIYVSPLYRCLETARMIAEGAGLHDLELKVEPGLMEWTVTSGGKAPTVLSHQELVVAGFKISREYKPSMKASDINDRETTRDYSRRSEVTFKHCLRDHELTTGEGTMLVVAHQLTVLTLSISLVDSRIPFVLELLQHGAKLPYLGHVRLSRDGHLWDQEFLVFASKGDREKYTEVYRKVQQMSRRMGYKYWDTVAYFALNAVFTRFPSLLFYLAKGKTCWTRLSFQEGSCS, from the coding sequence ATGGACGACTACCTGTCTGACACCCCACTGACAGTACGGGGCCAGCAGGACGCCAAGGCGCTTGGATCGCGCCTGAAAGAGTTGCACAACGCCACGTCCATTTACGTCTCTCCTCTTTACCGATGTTTGGAAACAGCGCGAATGATTGCAGAGGGCGCTGGCTTGCATGACCTTGAGCTGAAAGTGGAGCCCGGTCTAATGGAGTGGACTGTGACTTCCGGAGGAAAAGCACCAACAGTCCTCTCCCACCAGGAACTCGTCGTTGCAGGATTCAAAATCAGCCGGGAATACAAACCCTCAATGAAAGCCTCTGACATCAACGACAGAGAGACTACGAGAGACTACTCCCGGAGGTCGGAAGTCACTTTCAAGCACTGCCTGAGAGATCATGAGCTGACGACAGGAGAGGGGACAATGTTGGTGGTTGCCCACCAGCTGACGGTGCTGACTCTCTCCATAAGTCTAGTCGACTCAAGAATCCCATTCGTCTTGGAACTCCTCCAGCATGGTGCCAAGCTACCATACTTGGGACATGTGCGGCTGTCGAGAGATGGCCACTTGTGGGACCAGGAATTCTTGGTTTTCGCTTCCAAAGGAGATCGAGAGAAGTACACAGAGGTCTACAGAAAGGTGCAACAGATGTCGCGACGAATGGGCTACAAATACTGGGATACTGTAGCGTACTTTGCACTCAACGCCGTGTTCACACGCTTCCCTTCCTTATTATTCTACTTAGCGAAGGGCAAGACGTGTTGGACACGCCTGAGCTTCCAAGAAGGGTCATGTTCTTAA